From the Phoenix dactylifera cultivar Barhee BC4 chromosome 10, palm_55x_up_171113_PBpolish2nd_filt_p, whole genome shotgun sequence genome, one window contains:
- the LOC103696501 gene encoding zinc finger CCCH domain-containing protein 27-like isoform X4 — protein MAMGGGPRRSCSPTEEDRLGFDVALAKAKDVASSAPVVVFRCDSPLPLSPLLRIRCKTYCEYCKQVKKLLTQLGASYKVFELDVESDGTALQSALIEWTGQRTVPNVFIGGNHIGSFDGTKSFITNLFQALEDGSIAIANKKLDVIKKLELSLFPTMDTVQRTSSSPKEKIHSFSSSEPDSDPEDKELSDDDDRNHKHRRREVRPHSLDNDLHAPPIRRPNRKRNKPFENGQPYLETGPQSSEIQKEYNPSLERDVSSKSEKRCAGLTPQMRAPSDSGPRARLNQFHTDTGSRFDSSASTGRPSIGRGRGRNTVPWSQHDSRFNHYDTLDLASQIASQGPPTHPSLYAGTGLPSAANTQNASWGAYGFIPGMNNTILDPLHPLGLQGTLQPPISPLLNIGGLRQRCRDFEERGFCLRGDMCLMEHGVNRIVVEDVQSLSQFNLPVSIPSSHALGILAGAGSLPPVSASLSLLTSSKAVSMKNNKSGVTDDALKLNGVSSASGVSEADVYDPDQPLWNNEHPETSSAHLRLPSPKNNSVALWGADCSAHPGLRLSDGIGNEHPGRSFVANIGSVWGWIGPGNKSETGRKANSHMTVTSHIGNEMKEDHEETMAYNHSATEGTRAAGKEMGPKATAVQPLPRLRADSGRNGGKASQRASRTLYVNGIPQKINRREALLSHFQKFGEVIDVYIPLNSEKAFVQFSMREEAEAALKAPDAVMGNRFIKLWWANRDTISDEGDGGVHNKSMQFPGVAAPFVASQLSIGDRGKENLPSAAPKGSSVLGAEASVPAGGPPQSLLANCLKAAPPVQKKLEGLEILKEELHKKQEILDKKRDEFWRQLHKLEKQAISSKKKEVASEQAGKRHKVDMANEAVAARAAVAPRSTNLCTTGAHLEAERTLEKRNSGEILVPHSSKENSSALQQSPGNIKQTSHLPGPVLDRFKQENSPTSFRVVRPLPAELANSVVE, from the exons CAAGACATACTGTGAATACTGCAAGCAGGTTAAGAAGTTGCTAACACAATTAGGAGCAAGTTATAAAGTGTTTGAATTAGATGTTGAAA GTGATGGAACAGCACTACAGTCTGCACTAATAGAATGGACTGGACAAAGAACAGTTCCAAATGTTTTTATTGGTGGAAATCATATTGGTAGTTTTGATG GTACAAAATCATTTATCACAAATTTGTTCCAGGCCCTTGAAGATGGTTCAATTGCAATAGCCAATAAAAAGTTGGATGTTATCAAGAAGTTGGAGTTATCACTGTTTCCCACAATGGACACTGTACAGAGGACAAGTTCATCCCCAAAGGAAAAAATTCATTCTTTTTCATCTTCTGAACCAGACAGTGATCCAGAAGATAAAGAACTTAGTGATGATGATGATCGTAATCACAAACATCGTAGGAGGGAGGTCCGGCCACATTCTTTGGACAATGATCTTCATGCACCACCTATAAGAAGGCCTAACAGAAAGCGAAACAAGCCTTTTGAAAATGGGCAACCGTATCTGGAAACCGGTCCTCAGTCTAGTGAAATTCAAAAAGAATATAACCCTAGTTTGGAAAGGGATGTCTCTTCAAAGTCAGAGAAACGATGTGCTGGCTTGACACCACAGATGCGGGCTCCTTCAGATTCAGGCCCTCGGGCTAGACTAAACCAATTCCACACTGATACTGGTTCCCGTTTTGATTCTTCTGCATCCACAGGTCGCCCTTCTATAGGgaggggaagaggaaggaaTACTGTTCCCTGGAGTCAACATGATTCAAGGTTCAATCATTATGACACTCTTGATTTGGCATCGCAGATAGCTTCACAAGGACCACCTACACATCCTAGTCTATATGCGGGGACTGGTTTACCAAGTGCTGCAAATACACAAAATGCATCTTGGGGTGCATATGGGTTTATTCCTGGAATGAATAACACAATATTGGATCCGCTTCACCCACTTGGTTTGCAAGGGACTCTTCAGCCCCCAATCAGCCCTCTATTAAATATCGGCGGGCTGCGCCAGCGTTGTAGAGACTTTGAGGAGCGAGGTTTTTGCTTGAGAGGGGATATGTGCCTGATGGAACATGGTGTAAATCGAATTGTTGTTGAAGATGTCCAG AGTCTGTCTCAATTCAATCTTCCTGTCTCAATTCCAAGTTCACATGCACTGGGAATTCTAGCTGGGGCAGGATCTTTACCACCTGTTAGTGCATCTTTGAGCCTCTTGACAAGCAGTAAAGCTgtatctatgaaaaataacaaaTCTGGAGTGACAGATGATGCATTGAAACTGAATGGAGTTTCCTCTGCTTCAGGTGTTTCTGAAGCAGATGTCTATGATCCTGATCAGCCTCTGTGGAACAATGAACATCCTGAAACATCCAGTGCACACTTGAGGCTTCCTTCACCAAAAAATAACAGTGTTGCTTTATGGGGTGCTGATTGTTCTGCTCACCCGGGTCTCAGGTTATCTGATGGCATTGGAAATGAGCACCCTGGCAGAAGCTTTGTGGCCAATATTGGCTCTGTTTGGGGCTGGATAGGACCTGGGAATAAGTCGGAAACTGGAAGGAAGGCTAATAGTCATATGACTGTGACAAGTCATATTGGGAATGAAATGAAGGAAGATCATGAGGAAACAATGGCCTATAATCATTCTGCCACTGAAGGAACGCGTGCTGCTGGTAAGGAGATGGGTCCAAAAGCAACAGCTGTTCAACCTCTACCAAGGCTGCGTGCAGATTCTGGACGTAATGGTGGTAAAGCATCTCAGAGAGCTTCTCGTACTCTCTATGTAAATGGTATTCCTCAAAAAATCAACAGAAGGGAAGCTCTTCTTTCACACTTCCAGAAGTTTGGCGAGGTCATTGACGTTTATATTCCGCTGAACAGTGAAAAGGCTTTTGTCCAATTTTCTATGAGGGAGGAGGCAGAAGCTGCACTGAAGGCACCTGATGCTGTAATGGGTAACCGTTTTATAAAATTATGGTGGGCCAACCGAGATACAATTTCTGATGAGGGAGATGGCGGTGTCCATAATAAGTCTATGCAATTTCCTGGTGTGGCAGCTCCCTTTGTTGCATCTCAGTTGTCCATTGGTGACAGAGGTAAAGAAAATCTCCCATCTGCAGCTCCAAAGGGAAGCAGTGTGCTTGGGGCTGAAGCATCAGTGCCTGCTGGTGGACCTCCACAAAGTTTATTAGCAAATTGTCTAAAAGCAGCACCTCCTGTGCAAAAGAAGCTGGAGGGTTTGGAGATTTTGAAAGAGGAACTTCATAAAAAGCAGGAAATTTTGGACAAAAAACGGGATGAATTCTGGCGCCAATTGCATAAATTAGAGAAACAA GCAATTTCAAGCAAAAAGAAGGAAGTAGCCTCTGAACAGGCAGGTAAGAGGCATAAAGTGGACATGGCAAATGAAGCTGTAGCAGCGAGAGCAGCTGTAGCCCCGAGGTCCACTAATCTTTGTACAACAGGGGCACATCTAGAAGCTGAAAGGACACTGGAAAAGAGAAATTCTGGAGAGATTCTTGTTCCACACTcttcaaaagaaaattcaagTGCTCTGCAGCAATCTCCTGGGAATATTAAACAGACAAGCCATCTGCCAGGACCGGTGCTGGATAGATTTAAGCAGGAAAACTCTCCTACTTCATTTAGAGTTGTTCGTCCTCTACCAGCTGAGTTGGCAAAT AGTGTTGTTGAATGA
- the LOC103696501 gene encoding zinc finger CCCH domain-containing protein 27-like isoform X1: protein MAMGGGPRRSCSPTEEDRLGFDVALAKAKDVASSAPVVVFRCDSPLPLSPLLRIRCKTYCEYCKQVKKLLTQLGASYKVFELDVESDGTALQSALIEWTGQRTVPNVFIGGNHIGSFDGTKSFITNLFQALEDGSIAIANKKLDVIKKLELSLFPTMDTVQRTSSSPKEKIHSFSSSEPDSDPEDKELSDDDDRNHKHRRREVRPHSLDNDLHAPPIRRPNRKRNKPFENGQPYLETGPQSSEIQKEYNPSLERDVSSKSEKRCAGLTPQMRAPSDSGPRARLNQFHTDTGSRFDSSASTGRPSIGRGRGRNTVPWSQHDSRFNHYDTLDLASQIASQGPPTHPSLYAGTGLPSAANTQNASWGAYGFIPGMNNTILDPLHPLGLQGTLQPPISPLLNIGGLRQRCRDFEERGFCLRGDMCLMEHGVNRIVVEDVQSLSQFNLPVSIPSSHALGILAGAGSLPPVSASLSLLTSSKAVSMKNNKSGVTDDALKLNGVSSASGVSEADVYDPDQPLWNNEHPETSSAHLRLPSPKNNSVALWGADCSAHPGLRLSDGIGNEHPGRSFVANIGSVWGWIGPGNKSETGRKANSHMTVTSHIGNEMKEDHEETMAYNHSATEGTRAAGKEMGPKATAVQPLPRLRADSGRNGGKASQRASRTLYVNGIPQKINRREALLSHFQKFGEVIDVYIPLNSEKAFVQFSMREEAEAALKAPDAVMGNRFIKLWWANRDTISDEGDGGVHNKSMQFPGVAAPFVASQLSIGDRGKENLPSAAPKGSSVLGAEASVPAGGPPQSLLANCLKAAPPVQKKLEGLEILKEELHKKQEILDKKRDEFWRQLHKLEKQAISSKKKEVASEQAGKRHKVDMANEAVAARAAVAPRSTNLCTTGAHLEAERTLEKRNSGEILVPHSSKENSSALQQSPGNIKQTSHLPGPVLDRFKQENSPTSFRVVRPLPAELANVVALKDHFSYFGDLSSVVLEEPEDHTKNESLKPSQNCSACISFTTRHSAMNAFLNGKHWQGHNLWFTWLTAFPNYNSDHSIQETSTPMGALSPDVQAEVVTSSSSNAGKPACNVMSQVAAIRNGGSLKDAESTNCALITKPKALVQTSHSSTISCEEHPPMSDVPMVGAAINVGFSQ from the exons CAAGACATACTGTGAATACTGCAAGCAGGTTAAGAAGTTGCTAACACAATTAGGAGCAAGTTATAAAGTGTTTGAATTAGATGTTGAAA GTGATGGAACAGCACTACAGTCTGCACTAATAGAATGGACTGGACAAAGAACAGTTCCAAATGTTTTTATTGGTGGAAATCATATTGGTAGTTTTGATG GTACAAAATCATTTATCACAAATTTGTTCCAGGCCCTTGAAGATGGTTCAATTGCAATAGCCAATAAAAAGTTGGATGTTATCAAGAAGTTGGAGTTATCACTGTTTCCCACAATGGACACTGTACAGAGGACAAGTTCATCCCCAAAGGAAAAAATTCATTCTTTTTCATCTTCTGAACCAGACAGTGATCCAGAAGATAAAGAACTTAGTGATGATGATGATCGTAATCACAAACATCGTAGGAGGGAGGTCCGGCCACATTCTTTGGACAATGATCTTCATGCACCACCTATAAGAAGGCCTAACAGAAAGCGAAACAAGCCTTTTGAAAATGGGCAACCGTATCTGGAAACCGGTCCTCAGTCTAGTGAAATTCAAAAAGAATATAACCCTAGTTTGGAAAGGGATGTCTCTTCAAAGTCAGAGAAACGATGTGCTGGCTTGACACCACAGATGCGGGCTCCTTCAGATTCAGGCCCTCGGGCTAGACTAAACCAATTCCACACTGATACTGGTTCCCGTTTTGATTCTTCTGCATCCACAGGTCGCCCTTCTATAGGgaggggaagaggaaggaaTACTGTTCCCTGGAGTCAACATGATTCAAGGTTCAATCATTATGACACTCTTGATTTGGCATCGCAGATAGCTTCACAAGGACCACCTACACATCCTAGTCTATATGCGGGGACTGGTTTACCAAGTGCTGCAAATACACAAAATGCATCTTGGGGTGCATATGGGTTTATTCCTGGAATGAATAACACAATATTGGATCCGCTTCACCCACTTGGTTTGCAAGGGACTCTTCAGCCCCCAATCAGCCCTCTATTAAATATCGGCGGGCTGCGCCAGCGTTGTAGAGACTTTGAGGAGCGAGGTTTTTGCTTGAGAGGGGATATGTGCCTGATGGAACATGGTGTAAATCGAATTGTTGTTGAAGATGTCCAG AGTCTGTCTCAATTCAATCTTCCTGTCTCAATTCCAAGTTCACATGCACTGGGAATTCTAGCTGGGGCAGGATCTTTACCACCTGTTAGTGCATCTTTGAGCCTCTTGACAAGCAGTAAAGCTgtatctatgaaaaataacaaaTCTGGAGTGACAGATGATGCATTGAAACTGAATGGAGTTTCCTCTGCTTCAGGTGTTTCTGAAGCAGATGTCTATGATCCTGATCAGCCTCTGTGGAACAATGAACATCCTGAAACATCCAGTGCACACTTGAGGCTTCCTTCACCAAAAAATAACAGTGTTGCTTTATGGGGTGCTGATTGTTCTGCTCACCCGGGTCTCAGGTTATCTGATGGCATTGGAAATGAGCACCCTGGCAGAAGCTTTGTGGCCAATATTGGCTCTGTTTGGGGCTGGATAGGACCTGGGAATAAGTCGGAAACTGGAAGGAAGGCTAATAGTCATATGACTGTGACAAGTCATATTGGGAATGAAATGAAGGAAGATCATGAGGAAACAATGGCCTATAATCATTCTGCCACTGAAGGAACGCGTGCTGCTGGTAAGGAGATGGGTCCAAAAGCAACAGCTGTTCAACCTCTACCAAGGCTGCGTGCAGATTCTGGACGTAATGGTGGTAAAGCATCTCAGAGAGCTTCTCGTACTCTCTATGTAAATGGTATTCCTCAAAAAATCAACAGAAGGGAAGCTCTTCTTTCACACTTCCAGAAGTTTGGCGAGGTCATTGACGTTTATATTCCGCTGAACAGTGAAAAGGCTTTTGTCCAATTTTCTATGAGGGAGGAGGCAGAAGCTGCACTGAAGGCACCTGATGCTGTAATGGGTAACCGTTTTATAAAATTATGGTGGGCCAACCGAGATACAATTTCTGATGAGGGAGATGGCGGTGTCCATAATAAGTCTATGCAATTTCCTGGTGTGGCAGCTCCCTTTGTTGCATCTCAGTTGTCCATTGGTGACAGAGGTAAAGAAAATCTCCCATCTGCAGCTCCAAAGGGAAGCAGTGTGCTTGGGGCTGAAGCATCAGTGCCTGCTGGTGGACCTCCACAAAGTTTATTAGCAAATTGTCTAAAAGCAGCACCTCCTGTGCAAAAGAAGCTGGAGGGTTTGGAGATTTTGAAAGAGGAACTTCATAAAAAGCAGGAAATTTTGGACAAAAAACGGGATGAATTCTGGCGCCAATTGCATAAATTAGAGAAACAA GCAATTTCAAGCAAAAAGAAGGAAGTAGCCTCTGAACAGGCAGGTAAGAGGCATAAAGTGGACATGGCAAATGAAGCTGTAGCAGCGAGAGCAGCTGTAGCCCCGAGGTCCACTAATCTTTGTACAACAGGGGCACATCTAGAAGCTGAAAGGACACTGGAAAAGAGAAATTCTGGAGAGATTCTTGTTCCACACTcttcaaaagaaaattcaagTGCTCTGCAGCAATCTCCTGGGAATATTAAACAGACAAGCCATCTGCCAGGACCGGTGCTGGATAGATTTAAGCAGGAAAACTCTCCTACTTCATTTAGAGTTGTTCGTCCTCTACCAGCTGAGTTGGCAAAT GTTGTTGCTTTGAAGGATcatttttcatattttggtgATCTCTCTTCTGTTGTGCTCGAAGAGCCAGAAGATCATACCAAGAATGAAAGCTTAAAGCCATCTCAAAATTGCTCTGCTTGTATATCTTTTACCACCCGTCATTCTGCCATGAATGCATTTCTTAATGGTAAACATTGGCAGGGTCACAATTTGTGGTTTACGTGGCTAACAGCCTTCCCCAATTATAACAGTGATCATAGCATCCAAGAAACTTCAACTCCTATGGGGGCTTTAAGTCCTGATGTCCAAGCTGAGGTAGTGACATCATCTTCATCAAATGCAGGAAAGCCAGCATGCAATGTCATGTCACAGGTAGCTGCTATTAGAAATGGAGGGTCTCTTAAGGATGCTGAAAGCACAAATTGTGCTCTCATTACCAAGCCCAAGGCTCTGGTACAGACCTCTCATTCCAGTACCATATCATGTGAGGAGCATCCCCCAATGTCTGATGTTCCGATGGTTGGAGCTGCCATCAATGTAGGTTTTTCACAGTAA
- the LOC103696501 gene encoding zinc finger CCCH domain-containing protein 27-like isoform X3 produces MAMGGGPRRSCSPTEEDRLGFDVALAKAKDVASSAPVVVFRCDSPLPLSPLLRIRCKTYCEYCKQVKKLLTQLGASYKVFELDVESDGTALQSALIEWTGQRTVPNVFIGGNHIGSFDGTKSFITNLFQALEDGSIAIANKKLDVIKKLELSLFPTMDTVQRTSSSPKEKIHSFSSSEPDSDPEDKELSDDDDRNHKHRRREVRPHSLDNDLHAPPIRRPNRKRNKPFENGQPYLETGPQSSEIQKEYNPSLERDVSSKSEKRCAGLTPQMRAPSDSGPRARLNQFHTDTGSRFDSSASTGRPSIGRGRGRNTVPWSQHDSRFNHYDTLDLASQIASQGPPTHPSLYAGTGLPSAANTQNASWGAYGFIPGMNNTILDPLHPLGLQGTLQPPISPLLNIGGLRQRCRDFEERGFCLRGDMCLMEHGVNRIVVEDVQSLSQFNLPVSIPSSHALGILAGAGSLPPVSASLSLLTSSKAVSMKNNKSGVTDDALKLNGVSSASGVSEADVYDPDQPLWNNEHPETSSAHLRLPSPKNNSVALWGADCSAHPGLRLSDGIGNEHPGRSFVANIGSVWGWIGPGNKSETGRKANSHMTVTSHIGNEMKEDHEETMAYNHSATEGTRAAGKEMGPKATAVQPLPRLRADSGRNGGKASQRASRTLYVNGIPQKINRREALLSHFQKFGEVIDVYIPLNSEKAFVQFSMREEAEAALKAPDAVMGNRFIKLWWANRDTISDEGDGGVHNKSMQFPGVAAPFVASQLSIGDRGKENLPSAAPKGSSVLGAEASVPAGGPPQSLLANCLKAAPPVQKKLEGLEILKEELHKKQEILDKKRDEFWRQLHKLEKQAISSKKKEVASEQAGKRHKVDMANEAVAARAAVAPRSTNLCTTGAHLEAERTLEKRNSGEILVPHSSKENSSALQQSPGNIKQTSHLPGPVLDRFKQENSPTSFRVVRPLPAELANISARISPILVLKGKNVL; encoded by the exons CAAGACATACTGTGAATACTGCAAGCAGGTTAAGAAGTTGCTAACACAATTAGGAGCAAGTTATAAAGTGTTTGAATTAGATGTTGAAA GTGATGGAACAGCACTACAGTCTGCACTAATAGAATGGACTGGACAAAGAACAGTTCCAAATGTTTTTATTGGTGGAAATCATATTGGTAGTTTTGATG GTACAAAATCATTTATCACAAATTTGTTCCAGGCCCTTGAAGATGGTTCAATTGCAATAGCCAATAAAAAGTTGGATGTTATCAAGAAGTTGGAGTTATCACTGTTTCCCACAATGGACACTGTACAGAGGACAAGTTCATCCCCAAAGGAAAAAATTCATTCTTTTTCATCTTCTGAACCAGACAGTGATCCAGAAGATAAAGAACTTAGTGATGATGATGATCGTAATCACAAACATCGTAGGAGGGAGGTCCGGCCACATTCTTTGGACAATGATCTTCATGCACCACCTATAAGAAGGCCTAACAGAAAGCGAAACAAGCCTTTTGAAAATGGGCAACCGTATCTGGAAACCGGTCCTCAGTCTAGTGAAATTCAAAAAGAATATAACCCTAGTTTGGAAAGGGATGTCTCTTCAAAGTCAGAGAAACGATGTGCTGGCTTGACACCACAGATGCGGGCTCCTTCAGATTCAGGCCCTCGGGCTAGACTAAACCAATTCCACACTGATACTGGTTCCCGTTTTGATTCTTCTGCATCCACAGGTCGCCCTTCTATAGGgaggggaagaggaaggaaTACTGTTCCCTGGAGTCAACATGATTCAAGGTTCAATCATTATGACACTCTTGATTTGGCATCGCAGATAGCTTCACAAGGACCACCTACACATCCTAGTCTATATGCGGGGACTGGTTTACCAAGTGCTGCAAATACACAAAATGCATCTTGGGGTGCATATGGGTTTATTCCTGGAATGAATAACACAATATTGGATCCGCTTCACCCACTTGGTTTGCAAGGGACTCTTCAGCCCCCAATCAGCCCTCTATTAAATATCGGCGGGCTGCGCCAGCGTTGTAGAGACTTTGAGGAGCGAGGTTTTTGCTTGAGAGGGGATATGTGCCTGATGGAACATGGTGTAAATCGAATTGTTGTTGAAGATGTCCAG AGTCTGTCTCAATTCAATCTTCCTGTCTCAATTCCAAGTTCACATGCACTGGGAATTCTAGCTGGGGCAGGATCTTTACCACCTGTTAGTGCATCTTTGAGCCTCTTGACAAGCAGTAAAGCTgtatctatgaaaaataacaaaTCTGGAGTGACAGATGATGCATTGAAACTGAATGGAGTTTCCTCTGCTTCAGGTGTTTCTGAAGCAGATGTCTATGATCCTGATCAGCCTCTGTGGAACAATGAACATCCTGAAACATCCAGTGCACACTTGAGGCTTCCTTCACCAAAAAATAACAGTGTTGCTTTATGGGGTGCTGATTGTTCTGCTCACCCGGGTCTCAGGTTATCTGATGGCATTGGAAATGAGCACCCTGGCAGAAGCTTTGTGGCCAATATTGGCTCTGTTTGGGGCTGGATAGGACCTGGGAATAAGTCGGAAACTGGAAGGAAGGCTAATAGTCATATGACTGTGACAAGTCATATTGGGAATGAAATGAAGGAAGATCATGAGGAAACAATGGCCTATAATCATTCTGCCACTGAAGGAACGCGTGCTGCTGGTAAGGAGATGGGTCCAAAAGCAACAGCTGTTCAACCTCTACCAAGGCTGCGTGCAGATTCTGGACGTAATGGTGGTAAAGCATCTCAGAGAGCTTCTCGTACTCTCTATGTAAATGGTATTCCTCAAAAAATCAACAGAAGGGAAGCTCTTCTTTCACACTTCCAGAAGTTTGGCGAGGTCATTGACGTTTATATTCCGCTGAACAGTGAAAAGGCTTTTGTCCAATTTTCTATGAGGGAGGAGGCAGAAGCTGCACTGAAGGCACCTGATGCTGTAATGGGTAACCGTTTTATAAAATTATGGTGGGCCAACCGAGATACAATTTCTGATGAGGGAGATGGCGGTGTCCATAATAAGTCTATGCAATTTCCTGGTGTGGCAGCTCCCTTTGTTGCATCTCAGTTGTCCATTGGTGACAGAGGTAAAGAAAATCTCCCATCTGCAGCTCCAAAGGGAAGCAGTGTGCTTGGGGCTGAAGCATCAGTGCCTGCTGGTGGACCTCCACAAAGTTTATTAGCAAATTGTCTAAAAGCAGCACCTCCTGTGCAAAAGAAGCTGGAGGGTTTGGAGATTTTGAAAGAGGAACTTCATAAAAAGCAGGAAATTTTGGACAAAAAACGGGATGAATTCTGGCGCCAATTGCATAAATTAGAGAAACAA GCAATTTCAAGCAAAAAGAAGGAAGTAGCCTCTGAACAGGCAGGTAAGAGGCATAAAGTGGACATGGCAAATGAAGCTGTAGCAGCGAGAGCAGCTGTAGCCCCGAGGTCCACTAATCTTTGTACAACAGGGGCACATCTAGAAGCTGAAAGGACACTGGAAAAGAGAAATTCTGGAGAGATTCTTGTTCCACACTcttcaaaagaaaattcaagTGCTCTGCAGCAATCTCCTGGGAATATTAAACAGACAAGCCATCTGCCAGGACCGGTGCTGGATAGATTTAAGCAGGAAAACTCTCCTACTTCATTTAGAGTTGTTCGTCCTCTACCAGCTGAGTTGGCAAAT ATTTCGGCTAGGATTTCTCCCATCCTTGTTCTCAAAGGAAAGAATGTTCTGTGA